The following proteins come from a genomic window of Candidatus Francisella endociliophora:
- a CDS encoding SEL1-like repeat protein, which translates to MKKTLLITSLLAISTYSFADIKDCISAAANHDKEKELEYCSPYLKSKEYPEATAILAVATSDNKKSLDFALWYTNYYENENTLNSNNAKATYTNTLNMIGNMYYSGESGKVDKTKGLEYITKAANLGNTLAQKQLGGFYGSEGDIPKENVGTAYKWFKIADINRSEETGSSSYINTLNDFFKSKPYCVAMGEQLVAQAYIDGSAGLSKDTSKAKKYLKDAIALYKDNEPTKENLQYCPEGADKLNLESAKKQLDSL; encoded by the coding sequence ATGAAAAAAACACTATTAATAACATCATTACTTGCAATATCAACTTATTCTTTTGCTGATATAAAAGACTGTATTTCTGCAGCAGCGAATCATGATAAAGAAAAAGAATTAGAATACTGTTCTCCTTACTTAAAAAGTAAAGAATATCCTGAGGCTACTGCAATCCTTGCAGTAGCAACTAGTGATAATAAGAAATCTCTAGATTTTGCTTTATGGTATACAAACTATTATGAAAACGAGAATACATTGAACTCTAATAATGCAAAAGCTACTTATACCAATACCCTAAATATGATTGGTAATATGTATTATTCTGGAGAATCTGGCAAAGTAGATAAAACTAAAGGCTTAGAGTATATAACTAAAGCAGCTAATTTGGGTAATACTCTTGCCCAGAAACAATTAGGTGGATTCTATGGTTCTGAGGGAGATATTCCAAAAGAAAATGTTGGGACTGCTTATAAATGGTTCAAAATAGCAGATATAAACAGAAGTGAAGAAACTGGAAGTAGCAGTTATATTAACACCCTAAATGATTTTTTTAAAAGTAAGCCTTATTGTGTAGCCATGGGTGAACAACTAGTAGCTCAAGCATATATAGATGGTTCCGCTGGCTTATCAAAAGATACATCCAAAGCTAAGAAATACCTAAAAGATGCTATCGCACTTTACAAAGATAACGAACCAACTAAAGAAAACCTGCAGTATTGCCCAGAGGGAGCAGATAAGTTGAACCTTGAGAGTGCTAAGAAGCAGTTGGATAGTTTATAA
- a CDS encoding SEL1-like repeat protein, translating into MKKTLLITSLLAISAYSFADIKECLLYAAQDNNDKKIEYCTPYLKDKDNPEVTGILAGAYLAKKDYKTALEYDLWMTSFYEKNGLPTNKNTYEGYVGILGAIGNIYYFGQAGKADKTKGLEYITKAANLGNDFAQYQLGTFYVVDESDPSQNITKAYEWFKISDINKNQESKSDNYTNQLMQFAKDKPMSYCIAMGEQLVAQAYINGYAGLSKDTSKAKKYLNDAIALYKDNEPTKENLQYCPEGADKLNLDSAKKQLDSL; encoded by the coding sequence ATGAAAAAAACACTATTAATAACATCACTACTTGCAATATCAGCATACTCTTTTGCAGATATAAAAGAGTGTCTACTATATGCAGCTCAAGATAATAATGATAAAAAAATAGAGTATTGTACACCATATTTAAAAGATAAAGACAATCCTGAAGTAACAGGCATATTGGCTGGTGCATACCTTGCTAAAAAAGATTATAAAACTGCTCTGGAATATGACTTATGGATGACCAGTTTTTATGAGAAAAATGGACTTCCAACAAATAAAAATACTTATGAAGGATACGTGGGAATTTTAGGAGCTATAGGTAACATCTACTACTTTGGACAAGCAGGCAAAGCAGATAAAACTAAAGGTTTAGAATATATAACTAAAGCTGCTAATTTAGGTAATGATTTTGCGCAATATCAATTAGGTACTTTCTATGTAGTTGATGAAAGTGATCCAAGTCAAAATATAACAAAAGCTTATGAATGGTTTAAGATTTCAGATATAAATAAGAATCAAGAAAGTAAAAGCGATAATTATACAAATCAGCTAATGCAATTTGCAAAAGATAAGCCAATGTCATACTGCATTGCCATGGGCGAACAGCTAGTAGCTCAAGCATATATAAATGGTTATGCTGGATTATCAAAAGATACTTCTAAAGCTAAGAAATACCTAAATGATGCTATCGCACTTTACAAAGATAACGAACCAACTAAAGAAAATCTGCAATATTGCCCAGAGGGAGCAGATAAGTTGAATTTAGATAGTGCTAAGAAGCAATTGGATAGTTTGTAA